The Pyrus communis chromosome 8, drPyrComm1.1, whole genome shotgun sequence region TGAATATGACTTAACATGATGGATTATGGATCCACAGTAGAGTGAATTATCTAATGTATCCTTATGCATGGATTACAAGTCATAtcttataagttttttttaatcaaataatattCCGAAGTaggctaaaaacaaaaaatcatatcttAAGATCCAATGTTATTCAGTCCACCAAATGGGCCTAAATGGCTGTCAAAAGAATTAATAAATGATCGTTAACGTCAAAGCTGAATGCCGTTGCCCCAGGGATTGATGAGAGATGACAGAACGTGTGGGACTTGGATCACAAATGACGAGCGAGTATCCATGTATGCAAAAACCCTAATCATTTCTCTTCCTGTTGATTTCATCCCTTGAGAGAGAGAACTTGGGATCGCAAATCCCAAGTTTATCCATGAAGAGCAGATCTAATTATATTAGTGTCTATAATTGATTTCTTCTGTGTAATGCTAATCAATAGAGCCTCGTTGGTAAGTGCTACAAGATCTCGTACGTTGGAACCCATGGTTATGGATCCGAATCGATTAGTATGGTACATTTTCTTTTCCAAGTGAAATCCCCCATCAAAATCTCTACTTGTCTCTCCCAGATTCTCAGGTACTCCTCCATCGTTCCCAATTGAGCTTTCTTCCtccgttttgtttttgggtttttggattCTTTGGTTTGCATTTTCAAGTTGGTATTTTGatctttgtattgatttttattaaatggttgTATTGGTTTAATGGTAGTTTATGGAATTTGATAATTTGGGTCTGTTAGTTTATATGGGTCTGTTGCAAAGTTGGATGCTTGGCGTTGGACTCTGATTTTATGGTTGATTCTTTTCGAATCAGAAAGCTACCCAGATTTCGAGTTTTCGGGTTCTTGATGCAGCACATAGAGGCATGAGATTGTAGGGGAAAAAATATATAGGTATTACCATTTTCGGGGTCCAACAGGATGAAGGGGTTAGGGGTGATTAAGGTGGCTCTTGATGAAAATCCAAGATTTTTCATTTCCTACGAAGAATGGAACGATAATGTTCCTCGTTCATTCAATAACTAAATGTGTAACAGTCGTACACACATGGTTGCACACGCAGTGAAACCAAGTTGACCGAACCACGAGAATTTCCATCTAAGCTTAACAAATCCGTACTAGTAACTATTCTCACAGAATTTAGCTAAAGCTTGATCAACattaaagttgttgcatgagtTATAGTTGCCCAATGCCAAACAGCTTTCTGCTGATTTGGTCCTTGAGCTGGAATATGACTTGGTTCTGAGCAGCAGCTGTGTGATAGCTTGGTTTTCTGTGTGCTCGCTTGCACAGCTGCGCTGTTTTTCTGTGCAGCAACCTGCCTTTCCGCACTTTATATTCTGACCTTGCTTAATATATGGAATTAGGCCGCGATTTGGCTATAAAACTGAGGTGCTTCATTTGCTCTTCTTTTTTAAGAAATTAACACCATCACTTTTCTGAAGCAGATGGAACATGAGAAGGTACCCTTTACGAGAACAGAGTCTCAGGAAATTGAGATCGCAATGGTCTCTAAAGGCATTGATACTCTTCCTCTGCCACCACAGTTGCGTCCCTCCTCGTGTGTCTGTGTTTTCTCCAAAAACGAGCATTGTAGTTTGGATTCAAAACAGCGGTCAAAGTCTGCTACAAAACTCTCTGGACTCGTTGTCGCCTCTCTCTTGTTTATGGTTGTAGAAATTATTGGTGGTGTCAAAGCCAACAGCCTTGCAGTACTCACAGATGCAGCCCACTTGCTCACTGATGTTATTGGATTCTCCATTGCTCTTTTCACAGTAATGGCTTCAGGTTGGGAGGCAACATCGTACCAGTCTTTCGGATATCACCGTCTTGAGGTTTTGAGTGCCCTTTTCTCTGTGCAGCTCGTATGGCTGGTATCTGGGATCTTGATCTATGAAGCAGTCGACAGGATCCTTCACAACAAGGAAAAGGTGAATGGGCTACTCATGTTTTCAGTCTCAGCATTTGGGTTTCTTTTCAACCTTATCATGGTCGTGTGGCTTGGTCACGATCACACCCATCACGCATGTGGAGGCTTAGGTCAAGATCATCTCCATGATCACAATCACGATCATCATCATGGTCATAATcacgatcatcatcatcatcatggtCATAGTCACGATCATAACCATGGTCATAATCACGATCATcacaaggaggaagaaagtgCAATACTTGAAGAGAACAAAACAAGTCTGGTGTCAAATTCTGTGGAGAAGACTAAaatattaaacataaatatCCAAGGAGCTTACTTGCATGTCATCGCCGATATGATTCAGTCCGTTGGGGTGATGATTGCCGGAGGCATCATATGGGCAAGGCCAGATTGGTTAGTAGTTGATCTTATCTGCACActcatattttctgtttttgctGTTAGCACAACTGTATCGATGCTCAAAAATATATATGGCATATTGATGGAGAGAACGCCAAGCGAGATTGATATCACCGGGCTAGAAAAAGGCATTAAGTGCATCAAAGGGGTTCAGGATATTCACGACCTACACGTTTGGGCGCTAACGGTAGGAAAAACAGTTTTGTCTTGCCATGTAACGGCTGAGCCTGCCGTAAGTTCTAGTCAGATAATTGACGAGATTAGGGATTACTGTGAAAGTACTTACAGAATACATCATGTAACTATACAGATTGAATAGCAGACTGCAGATTGCAGATTCAACTATCATTTTGATATCAGATCCCACCATTTCCCCTTTAAAGTTTACCACCAATCATGTTGACTTCTTGTGCAAGCAATTGAAATGTACGCGTCCGGATGTCCCAAAGAATTCAAAAACCCTAGTCCTTCTCGATTCGCCATGAAACTGCCACCACCATTGTATGCCACAAGCAATCGACCGCAAGAGTGAAGGCAGCAGAAAGAAAAAGGCTGAAGAAATGAGTCTCGAATGATATGACAAAGCGGTATTGAAGCGTTTGTTAGAATGGAAGAAGCAACTGAGAAACAAAACCCGAAGGATTAAAACTCTGAACACACAAGGTTCCTTCTCCATTGATTCTTTAATTTGAGATGCCGAGTTCCACCGGACATTCCAAATTTCAGTAGTTACACCTTATAAAAAGCAACATATAACAAAATGGTGCATCGGATGTAAAAGCAGGCCCTCAAAATGTACCGATACTACTGTCATTataattttcacaaagcttCCTTACCACAAATCGTCGAAGTAAAACTGTATTCTACATGCTTCCCTGTCACCagaaaaaagaaactaaaaagagaaaaatcaaaagagCTGGCATCCAGCAAAATATTTCCCCTCCTTCCCCCTACGTGTCATCTTTTATGTCGAGCAGCAACCTCTCTTGTTTGTATTCCCAGAAGCATCACTAACGTCGATGGTGGTTCCTTGACCAGGTAGGGTAGTTGAGACTGCTTCTTGAGCTGCCAGTGCTTTTTTGCTGACAATATGGTAGATCTCGGTTAAAATAGTTTGAAATGCCTTCTCAATGTTGGTTGCTTCCAGTGCTGATGTCTCGAGAAATGAGAGACCTTCCCTCTCAGCCAAGGACTGACCATCATCCTCTGAAACAGCTCGGAGATTGATCAAGTCAGACTTGTTTCCTGTCATCATGATAACAATGTTCGAATCTgcatggtccctcaactcacgCAGCCACCT contains the following coding sequences:
- the LOC137741633 gene encoding ras-related protein Rab2BV-like, with translation MASRVDHEYDYLFKIVLIGDSGVGKSNILSRFTRNEFCLDSKSTIGVEFATRTLQVEGKTVKAQIWDTAGQERYRAITSAYYRGAVGALLVYDITKRPTFENVQRWLRELRDHADSNIVIMMTGNKSDLINLRAVSEDDGQSLAEREGLSFLETSALEATNIEKAFQTILTEIYHIVSKKALAAQEAVSTTLPGQGTTIDVSDASGNTNKRGCCST
- the LOC137741632 gene encoding metal tolerance protein B-like, which codes for MEHEKVPFTRTESQEIEIAMVSKGIDTLPLPPQLRPSSCVCVFSKNEHCSLDSKQRSKSATKLSGLVVASLLFMVVEIIGGVKANSLAVLTDAAHLLTDVIGFSIALFTVMASGWEATSYQSFGYHRLEVLSALFSVQLVWLVSGILIYEAVDRILHNKEKVNGLLMFSVSAFGFLFNLIMVVWLGHDHTHHACGGLGQDHLHDHNHDHHHGHNHDHHHHHGHSHDHNHGHNHDHHKEEESAILEENKTSLVSNSVEKTKILNINIQGAYLHVIADMIQSVGVMIAGGIIWARPDWLVVDLICTLIFSVFAVSTTVSMLKNIYGILMERTPSEIDITGLEKGIKCIKGVQDIHDLHVWALTVGKTVLSCHVTAEPAVSSSQIIDEIRDYCESTYRIHHVTIQIE